One genomic segment of Candidatus Paceibacterota bacterium includes these proteins:
- a CDS encoding mechanosensitive ion channel: MEIDQILNVVFLGNSVLNYIVFLSLFFLFLILFKIFQEIILVKISKISEKAKTDFDKILIRTIKGIKFSFYVFISFYFSFKLFIYANSIIFHILDGAFLIIIVYQAVLVSHVAIDYLLPKYFLKEKDEGTKHAITNIAKLLKGLLYVFGILLIFSNFGINITSLIAGLGIGGIAIAIAAQNILSDLFSSFAIHFDRPFTVGDFIITGTHMGVVQKIGIKTTRLRALQGEEIVISNHELISSRIQNFKKMKERRVVFKFGVEYATPTKSLKIIPKIVEEIIKKEKLSKFDRAHFAEFSDSSLLFEIVYYILSGDYNEFMNTHQSILLQIKEKLEKEKVKMAFPSQTIYLKK; the protein is encoded by the coding sequence ATGGAAATTGATCAAATTTTAAATGTAGTTTTTTTAGGAAATAGCGTTCTTAATTATATCGTCTTTTTATCTTTATTCTTTCTTTTTCTTATTCTTTTTAAGATATTTCAGGAAATAATATTGGTTAAAATTTCAAAGATCTCCGAAAAGGCAAAAACAGATTTTGATAAAATATTAATAAGGACAATAAAAGGAATTAAATTTTCCTTTTATGTCTTTATTTCTTTTTATTTTTCTTTCAAACTTTTTATATATGCAAATTCAATAATATTTCATATTTTAGACGGAGCTTTTTTAATTATTATTGTTTATCAAGCTGTTCTTGTTTCCCATGTTGCAATTGATTATCTTCTTCCAAAATACTTTTTAAAGGAAAAAGACGAAGGGACAAAACATGCGATAACAAATATTGCCAAGCTTCTAAAAGGGCTTCTTTATGTATTTGGCATTTTGCTTATTTTTTCAAATTTCGGGATAAATATTACTTCTCTTATTGCAGGACTTGGAATAGGTGGCATAGCAATTGCAATTGCCGCTCAAAACATTCTAAGCGATCTTTTTAGTTCTTTTGCTATTCATTTTGACAGGCCTTTTACTGTCGGAGATTTTATAATTACAGGCACTCATATGGGAGTCGTGCAAAAAATCGGTATCAAGACAACCCGCCTGAGAGCTCTTCAAGGAGAGGAGATTGTAATTTCAAACCATGAGCTTATTTCAAGCAGGATTCAAAATTTTAAAAAAATGAAAGAAAGAAGGGTTGTTTTCAAGTTTGGAGTAGAATATGCAACACCTACAAAATCTCTTAAAATAATTCCAAAAATTGTAGAAGAAATAATAAAGAAGGAAAAATTATCCAAATTTGACAGAGCTCATTTTGCGGAATTCTCCGATTCTTCTCTTTTATTTGAAATTGTATATTATATTCTTTCGGGAGATTATAATGAGTTTATGAATACTCATCAGTCGATTCTTCTTCAAATAAAAGAAAAACTTGAAAAAGAAAAAGTTAAAATGGCTTTTCCAAGTCAGACAATTTATTTAAAAAAATGA
- a CDS encoding thioredoxin domain-containing protein codes for MPIIHLNEDNFKKEVLENEKPVLVCFSRPGCPACSAIIPILEEVSKEWKVGIIDIYESPKKAEDYDIPAVPTLIIFKKGKPAEKAVGLRPKELLISKLAEN; via the coding sequence ATGCCGATTATTCATCTTAACGAAGATAATTTTAAAAAGGAGGTTTTGGAAAATGAAAAACCTGTTTTGGTTTGCTTTTCAAGGCCTGGATGTCCCGCTTGCTCTGCTATTATTCCTATTCTTGAGGAAGTGAGCAAAGAATGGAAGGTTGGAATTATTGATATTTATGAAAGTCCGAAAAAAGCAGAAGATTACGACATACCGGCCGTTCCTACATTGATTATATTTAAAAAAGGAAAGCCGGCAGAAAAAGCAGTCGGTTTACGGCCAAAAGAGCTCTTAATCAGTAAGCTTGCAGAAAATTAA
- a CDS encoding V-type ATP synthase subunit B codes for MSLKYKGLKEVVGSLIVVDNIHNVKYEELVEIEMSSGEKRMGRVLEASEGKALVQMFEETRGMETKASNVRFLGKTMSLEVSEEMLGRVFDGSGNPIDGHSKPIPEDSVDINGNPINPYCREFPDSFVQTGISAIDGLNTLVRGQKLPIFSAAGLPHSLLAAQIARQSKIAGGKEDKFAIVFGAMGITFEESQFFLNEFKKTGALQRSVLFMNIADDPVIERIILPRLALTMAEYLAFKKGYHVLVILTDMTNYCEALREVSAARKEIPGRRGYPGYLYTDLSTIYERAGLITGKPGSVTQIPILTMPEDDKTHPIPDLTGYITEGQIMLSRNLHQSGIYPPIDVLPSLSRLRDKGIGEGKTRKDHPGLASQLFASYARGVEMRELSVILGESALSKTDLLYLQFARLFEDKFLRQNINENREIEETLNIGWELLSILPKEELKRVKEEDIEKYLKDEIKN; via the coding sequence ATGTCGTTAAAATACAAAGGTTTAAAAGAAGTGGTAGGATCTCTTATCGTTGTTGATAATATCCATAATGTTAAATATGAAGAGCTGGTTGAAATAGAAATGTCAAGTGGCGAAAAAAGAATGGGCAGAGTTCTTGAGGCGAGCGAAGGCAAGGCGCTTGTTCAGATGTTTGAAGAAACAAGAGGAATGGAAACAAAGGCCTCGAATGTAAGATTTTTAGGGAAAACTATGTCTCTTGAGGTTAGCGAAGAAATGCTTGGGAGAGTTTTTGATGGTTCAGGAAATCCTATTGATGGCCATTCAAAGCCAATTCCAGAAGATTCCGTAGATATTAACGGAAATCCTATTAATCCCTATTGCAGAGAATTCCCTGATAGTTTTGTCCAGACCGGAATTTCAGCAATTGACGGATTAAATACCCTTGTAAGAGGCCAAAAGCTTCCAATTTTTTCCGCAGCCGGACTTCCTCATTCACTTCTTGCCGCTCAAATCGCAAGACAATCAAAAATTGCCGGCGGTAAGGAAGATAAATTTGCCATTGTTTTCGGAGCAATGGGAATTACTTTTGAAGAATCTCAGTTTTTCTTAAACGAATTTAAAAAAACCGGAGCTCTTCAGAGGTCGGTTCTTTTCATGAATATCGCCGATGATCCAGTAATTGAAAGGATAATTCTTCCTCGTCTGGCTTTAACTATGGCAGAATATCTTGCTTTTAAGAAAGGATATCATGTTTTGGTTATTCTAACGGATATGACAAATTATTGCGAAGCCCTTAGAGAAGTTTCTGCAGCGAGAAAAGAAATTCCCGGCAGAAGAGGATATCCCGGCTATTTATACACCGACCTTTCAACCATATATGAAAGAGCAGGTCTTATTACCGGAAAGCCCGGTTCTGTTACTCAAATTCCTATTCTTACAATGCCAGAAGACGACAAGACTCATCCAATACCTGATTTGACCGGATATATTACCGAAGGGCAGATAATGCTTTCAAGAAACCTTCACCAGTCCGGAATATATCCTCCAATTGATGTTTTGCCGAGCTTGTCGCGATTAAGAGATAAAGGAATAGGAGAAGGAAAGACAAGAAAAGATCATCCTGGTCTTGCCAGTCAGCTTTTTGCTTCTTATGCAAGGGGCGTTGAAATGAGAGAGCTTTCCGTTATTTTAGGCGAGTCGGCTCTTTCAAAAACAGATCTTCTTTATTTACAATTTGCCCGTCTTTTTGAAGATAAGTTTTTAAGACAGAATATTAATGAGAACAGAGAGATAGAAGAAACTCTTAATATCGGTTGGGAACTTTTAAGTATTTTGCCTAAAGAAGAGCTAAAGAGAGTAAAAGAAGAAGATATTGAAAAATATTTAAAAGATGAAATCAAAAATTAA
- a CDS encoding V-type ATP synthase subunit D, translating to MKSKINPTRQELLKLKKRLKIAKSGHKLLKEKLEGLMREFLKKINDLIVLRKKVENELPLALLDFFYSSNVLGVKETKESLSSIPKAEIEKTKSNIMGVEVNDYRIINKDAVFSGPVDFKKSNYRFILSKKKMASLGEYLMEYASLSLKIRELASEIEKNRRRVNSLEHVYIPEVERAKKYITQKLEEGERFERTVALKLKTLNSSKA from the coding sequence ATGAAATCAAAAATTAATCCAACTCGTCAGGAACTTTTGAAGCTAAAAAAACGGCTTAAAATAGCAAAGTCGGGGCATAAGCTTTTGAAAGAAAAACTGGAAGGATTAATGAGAGAATTTCTAAAGAAGATAAACGATCTTATTGTTCTTAGAAAGAAGGTTGAAAATGAACTTCCTTTAGCGCTGCTTGATTTTTTTTATTCTTCAAATGTTTTGGGGGTGAAAGAAACAAAAGAATCTCTTTCTTCTATTCCAAAAGCAGAAATTGAAAAAACAAAGTCAAATATTATGGGAGTCGAAGTAAATGATTATAGAATTATCAACAAAGATGCCGTCTTTTCCGGTCCTGTTGATTTTAAAAAATCAAATTACCGATTTATTTTATCAAAGAAAAAAATGGCATCTTTAGGGGAATATCTTATGGAATATGCTTCTCTTTCTTTAAAGATAAGAGAGCTTGCAAGCGAGATAGAGAAAAATAGAAGAAGGGTTAATTCCTTAGAGCATGTATATATTCCGGAAGTTGAGAGAGCAAAAAAATATATTACCCAAAAACTTGAAGAAGGGGAGAGATTTGAAAGAACAGTGGCGTTAAAACTTAAGACGCTAAACAGCAGTAAAGCTTGA
- a CDS encoding sugar phosphate nucleotidyltransferase, with the protein MTEIKKAVILLAGLGTRFLPLSKIVPKEFWPLVDKPVIQYILEEAINSGIKEIIFVIRQDNRLILEYTNYKKTFSEVEKVLRERKEEKILEDIKKLENLFKEVTFSYVFQKNPLGDGQAVLETKKAVKDDPVAILFADDVIKSKVPALSQLISVFNTSQKTTLSLFPLQKEKLSSYGVVNVERIANKHYKILGIVEKPSFSSAPSNLAVVGKYIIIPEVFDYLKKTKPTAKKEIILANAFSDMLRDKKTIYGKEIEGEWLECGNKLALLKSNIILSLEHPEYGEELKKTIKDLKV; encoded by the coding sequence ATGACTGAAATAAAAAAAGCGGTTATTTTACTTGCGGGCCTGGGAACAAGATTTCTTCCTCTTTCAAAAATAGTCCCAAAAGAATTTTGGCCCTTGGTAGATAAACCGGTTATTCAATATATTCTTGAAGAAGCGATTAATTCCGGAATCAAAGAAATTATCTTTGTAATAAGGCAAGATAACAGATTAATTCTTGAATATACAAACTATAAAAAAACATTTTCGGAGGTGGAAAAGGTTTTAAGGGAAAGAAAAGAAGAAAAGATTCTTGAAGATATAAAGAAGCTGGAAAACCTTTTTAAAGAAGTTACTTTTTCTTATGTTTTCCAGAAAAATCCCTTGGGCGATGGACAAGCGGTTTTGGAAACAAAAAAGGCGGTAAAAGATGATCCGGTGGCAATTTTATTTGCAGATGATGTTATTAAATCCAAAGTCCCTGCTCTTTCCCAGCTTATTTCTGTTTTTAATACTTCCCAAAAAACAACTCTTTCTCTTTTTCCTCTTCAAAAGGAAAAGCTTTCTTCATACGGGGTCGTCAATGTAGAAAGAATAGCAAATAAGCATTATAAAATTTTAGGAATTGTGGAAAAGCCGTCTTTTTCAAGCGCTCCTTCAAACCTTGCCGTAGTCGGAAAGTATATTATTATTCCAGAGGTTTTTGATTATTTAAAAAAGACCAAACCAACCGCAAAAAAAGAAATTATACTGGCAAATGCTTTTTCCGATATGCTAAGGGATAAAAAAACAATATATGGAAAAGAAATTGAAGGGGAGTGGCTTGAATGTGGAAATAAGCTTGCTCTTTTAAAGTCAAATATTATTCTTTCTTTGGAACATCCGGAATATGGAGAAGAATTAAAAAAAACAATAAAGGATTTGAAGGTATAA
- a CDS encoding NAD(P)H-hydrate dehydratase, producing the protein MEKIDKRILKEIYKKRPSEVKKYDYGFLLVIGGSELYSGSPALSALSAFRAGVDMVRVVAPKRAANIIAGFSPDIVSCAIENDNLTKKDLPDIISMTESIKVISRGGEAVLIGGGMGRNKEVQETIIDYLSQISVPSVIDADGIHAVSLNTNILAGKPFLLTPHSYEFFVLTKKNVDGMSLGEKVSVVKEQAKRLQTTILLKGNIDIISDGENVAINETGSSLMTKGGMGDTLAGIAGAMLARGNDVFKSAKASAYINGLAGEIAIKKYGEGVMATDLISAIPEAIK; encoded by the coding sequence ATGGAAAAAATAGATAAAAGAATTTTAAAAGAAATATATAAAAAAAGACCGTCTGAAGTTAAAAAATACGATTACGGTTTTCTTCTTGTAATAGGCGGTTCGGAGCTCTATAGCGGTTCGCCTGCTCTTTCCGCTCTTTCCGCATTTAGAGCAGGAGTTGATATGGTAAGGGTTGTAGCTCCAAAAAGAGCGGCAAATATTATTGCCGGATTTTCTCCCGATATAGTTTCTTGCGCAATTGAAAATGACAATCTTACAAAAAAGGATTTGCCCGATATTATTTCAATGACAGAATCAATTAAAGTTATTTCAAGAGGAGGGGAAGCTGTTTTAATAGGCGGAGGAATGGGAAGAAATAAGGAAGTCCAAGAAACAATCATTGATTATCTTTCTCAGATTTCAGTACCCTCTGTAATTGACGCTGACGGAATACATGCAGTTTCTCTTAATACTAATATTTTAGCGGGAAAGCCATTTTTACTTACACCTCACAGTTATGAGTTTTTCGTTTTGACAAAAAAAAATGTAGACGGAATGTCACTTGGTGAAAAAGTTTCTGTTGTGAAAGAGCAGGCAAAGCGCCTTCAGACAACGATATTGCTTAAAGGCAATATTGATATTATTTCAGACGGAGAGAATGTTGCCATAAATGAAACCGGATCTTCTTTAATGACAAAAGGAGGCATGGGCGATACTTTGGCTGGAATTGCAGGAGCCATGCTTGCAAGAGGAAACGATGTTTTTAAATCGGCAAAGGCATCAGCCTATATTAACGGGCTTGCTGGAGAAATAGCAATTAAAAAATATGGCGAAGGGGTAATGGCGACGGATTTAATATCTGCCATTCCAGAGGCCATTAAATAA
- a CDS encoding PD-(D/E)XK nuclease family protein: MSKYYNSQRNSSLFEPNSKDPFRLSRTKIDLFLNCKRCFYLDRRLGVAQPPGYPFSLNSAVDKLLKKEFDVHRVNGSSHPLMEKYGVDAVPFSHEKMEEWRDSLRRGIRYLHLPTNFIVTGGVDDVWINPKGELIIVDYKATSKNGEINIDAPWQIGYKRQMEVYQWLFRKNGFKVSSVGYFVYCNGDADKEAFDKKLEFDVVLLPYEGNDLWVEKALNEAHECLMSNELPSSSLDCDFCAYRESARKYE, encoded by the coding sequence ATGTCAAAATACTATAACTCACAAAGAAATAGCTCTCTTTTTGAACCGAATTCCAAGGATCCTTTTCGGCTAAGCAGAACAAAAATAGATCTTTTTTTAAATTGTAAGAGGTGTTTTTACCTTGACCGCCGGCTTGGAGTTGCTCAACCGCCGGGATATCCTTTTTCGCTTAATTCTGCAGTAGACAAGCTTCTTAAAAAAGAATTTGATGTTCATAGAGTAAATGGAAGTTCTCATCCTTTAATGGAAAAATACGGAGTTGACGCTGTTCCTTTTTCCCACGAAAAAATGGAAGAATGGCGGGATTCTTTAAGAAGAGGAATTCGATATCTTCATTTACCGACTAATTTTATCGTAACCGGAGGAGTTGACGATGTTTGGATTAATCCGAAAGGGGAGCTTATTATCGTTGATTATAAAGCTACTTCCAAAAACGGAGAGATTAATATAGATGCGCCTTGGCAGATAGGGTATAAAAGACAGATGGAAGTTTATCAGTGGCTTTTTAGAAAAAACGGGTTTAAGGTTTCAAGTGTCGGATATTTTGTCTATTGTAATGGAGATGCTGATAAAGAGGCATTTGACAAAAAACTTGAATTTGATGTTGTCCTTCTTCCTTATGAAGGGAATGATCTATGGGTGGAAAAGGCGTTAAATGAAGCTCATGAGTGCTTAATGTCTAATGAATTGCCTTCTTCTTCCTTGGATTGCGATTTTTGCGCCTATAGAGAATCAGCAAGAAAATATGAATAA
- a CDS encoding V-type ATP synthase subunit K: MEMGIFLAILGAVFAVALAGIGSALGISYVGQAASGLISEEPEKFGKALMLQVLPGTQGIYGFLAAVLVLQKIGMFTGESMVFPSEVGWQILFACLPIAISGFISGILQGKVSTAGISVLAKRPEEVGKAIILSAMVETYAVIALLATILILNGIVI, translated from the coding sequence ATGGAAATGGGAATTTTTTTAGCTATTTTGGGAGCAGTATTCGCCGTCGCGCTTGCCGGAATCGGTTCAGCTCTCGGCATTAGTTATGTAGGACAGGCCGCTTCAGGCCTTATTTCTGAAGAACCGGAAAAATTTGGAAAAGCTCTTATGCTTCAAGTTCTTCCCGGAACACAGGGAATTTACGGATTTCTAGCGGCTGTTTTAGTTCTTCAAAAAATAGGAATGTTTACAGGAGAGTCAATGGTTTTTCCTTCGGAAGTAGGATGGCAAATTCTTTTTGCTTGTCTTCCTATTGCAATTTCCGGATTTATTTCAGGAATTTTACAGGGAAAGGTAAGTACTGCCGGAATATCTGTTTTAGCTAAAAGGCCGGAAGAAGTTGGGAAAGCTATTATTCTTTCAGCTATGGTTGAAACTTATGCCGTTATTGCTCTTCTTGCAACTATTCTGATTTTAAACGGGATAGTGATATAA
- a CDS encoding cell division protein FtsZ translates to MAKNKNKKEPRKKIKKKNLKKQKREKKMPPKAEKKVLPVVQKTKIKIIGIGGGAGTIISEISSRVKKADFVLTDTVAPRKNSSKIKKVFLGEGATYGFGTGMDPDLGESSATLSKEKIEKILSGQDICIIVSCLGGGAGSGAMPIFAKEARKMNILTYGIFTLPFNFEGERKKGFAFSSIEKAKPYLNAYSLIPNEKIFEIIDKQTPIKEALSIINRHLAENLEGLIEMIHSPGVINIDFADFRTILSGKGQLAFLNSYSIDRENIMEDLKKITSDPFSLYPASKAKGILYNILGGEDLCLSEVSMISRAISNSASRKAKIIFGINQSKKNKNKIKTILLAVGCGESEAPSKKKNKKIKKNSSKKEIEVKTKERKEDERRRNGLQIQEENQKIEKGFLEEDSYETPAILRKIK, encoded by the coding sequence ATGGCAAAGAATAAAAATAAAAAAGAGCCAAGAAAAAAAATAAAAAAGAAGAATCTTAAAAAGCAAAAAAGGGAAAAGAAGATGCCCCCAAAAGCGGAGAAAAAAGTTCTTCCTGTTGTCCAGAAGACAAAAATTAAAATTATTGGAATAGGAGGAGGGGCTGGAACAATTATTTCTGAAATTTCTTCAAGAGTTAAAAAAGCGGATTTTGTTTTGACCGATACTGTGGCGCCAAGAAAAAATTCTTCTAAAATAAAAAAGGTCTTTTTAGGAGAAGGGGCTACTTATGGATTCGGAACCGGAATGGACCCGGATTTGGGAGAATCTTCAGCTACTCTTTCTAAAGAGAAAATTGAAAAAATTCTTTCAGGTCAGGATATTTGCATTATTGTTTCCTGTCTTGGAGGAGGAGCGGGTTCCGGAGCAATGCCTATTTTTGCAAAAGAAGCAAGAAAAATGAATATCCTTACTTATGGGATATTTACTCTTCCGTTTAATTTTGAAGGAGAAAGAAAAAAAGGATTTGCCTTTTCTTCAATTGAAAAAGCTAAACCTTATCTTAATGCTTATTCCCTTATTCCAAACGAAAAAATATTTGAAATTATTGACAAGCAGACTCCTATTAAAGAAGCTCTCTCTATTATAAACAGGCATCTTGCTGAAAATTTGGAAGGGCTTATCGAAATGATACATTCTCCCGGAGTGATTAATATTGATTTTGCCGATTTTAGGACTATTTTAAGCGGCAAAGGACAGCTTGCTTTTTTGAATTCATATTCTATCGACAGGGAAAATATTATGGAAGATTTGAAAAAAATTACTTCAGATCCCTTTTCTTTATATCCCGCAAGCAAAGCAAAAGGCATTTTATACAATATTTTAGGAGGGGAAGATTTATGCCTTAGCGAAGTTTCCATGATATCAAGAGCAATCTCTAATTCGGCAAGCAGAAAAGCAAAAATTATTTTCGGCATAAATCAGAGCAAAAAGAATAAAAACAAGATAAAAACAATTCTTTTGGCGGTAGGTTGCGGAGAAAGCGAAGCTCCTTCTAAAAAAAAGAATAAAAAAATTAAGAAAAATAGTTCTAAGAAGGAAATTGAAGTTAAAACAAAAGAAAGAAAGGAAGACGAGAGAAGAAGGAATGGCCTTCAGATTCAAGAAGAAAACCAAAAAATAGAAAAAGGTTTTTTAGAGGAGGATTCTTATGAAACTCCTGCAATATTGAGAAAAATAAAATAA
- a CDS encoding HD domain-containing protein, translating to MDFLKIINKYYEKNTKARNILLSHSRAVAKKALEIGGKNKNLNPDLKFIEEASMLHDIGIFLTNAPSIYCFGKRPYICHGFLGREILEKEGFLSHALVCERHVGAGISKEETKRGGFPLPFKDMIPLTIEEKIVCVADKFFSKKKDFLEKEKTIEEIKKDIKKYGKESFERFENWLNILGITN from the coding sequence ATGGATTTTTTGAAAATAATAAATAAGTATTATGAAAAAAATACCAAGGCCCGTAATATTCTTCTAAGCCACAGCAGAGCGGTTGCAAAAAAGGCCCTGGAAATAGGGGGGAAAAATAAGAATCTTAATCCTGACTTAAAATTTATAGAAGAAGCGTCTATGCTTCATGATATAGGAATTTTTTTAACCAATGCTCCTTCTATTTATTGTTTTGGAAAAAGACCATATATTTGCCATGGATTTTTAGGAAGAGAAATTTTGGAAAAAGAAGGTTTTCTAAGTCATGCCCTTGTTTGTGAAAGGCATGTTGGAGCAGGAATATCAAAAGAAGAGACAAAAAGAGGCGGTTTTCCTTTGCCTTTTAAAGATATGATTCCTCTTACTATTGAAGAGAAAATTGTTTGTGTTGCCGATAAATTTTTCTCAAAAAAGAAAGATTTTTTAGAGAAGGAAAAAACAATTGAAGAAATCAAGAAAGATATTAAAAAATACGGAAAAGAGAGCTTTGAAAGGTTTGAAAATTGGCTCAACATTTTAGGAATAACCAATTAA
- a CDS encoding V-type ATPase 116kDa subunit family protein encodes MNIPVKKIEIIIEKGKKEILLEEIQKLGTVEVISGKNSSSGSATSLPKYSELKFAKSFLDQFKPKKGLVSGLLNERPLLHLSEIESLSFDLEIEKVVKRCKEIEERLNSLKSIQKELEKEIKTLDKVKDLSISSSLKMKKYLCTVGVFSKKEKDNFLKEIKGKIFSIQFTEDNYFSLVFSKEDESFFRNAFEKYKVREENIFWNISPYKYLKQKEKELETIIIEGDIEKKEAEKMAVFLPKIEALIDFYSWEIEKLGSMSFGIETMRFFRIEAFTTEDSFPLVKKKIEDSFPDSFIREMEISEEDNPPVCIKNKGLIAPFNSVTNVYGLPKRTEFDPTPHLSFFFALFFGLALSDAGYGALLILLSIVLKKILKQKEYSGFFNLFIIGGISTVIAGILTGTFFGTNVFSGYRIIDPMENPIGTLIFMLFLGAFQLFVGIIIGMFQCLKQGDINGGIGEKGGSILFFLGVFLYFLTKSSLFAIIGVILLFLLNILFSSKKGIMARALSGFGALYGIVGYFSDILSYSRLLALGLATGIIAMVINMIAFLFKDMIPIPGINWLVAFMVLLLGHTANLLINALGAFIHSARLQFVEFFSKFMEGGGRHFKPLNKKGRFVEIIS; translated from the coding sequence ATGAATATTCCCGTAAAGAAAATAGAGATTATTATAGAAAAAGGAAAGAAGGAAATTTTGCTTGAAGAAATCCAAAAACTTGGAACTGTTGAAGTAATCTCTGGCAAGAATTCATCTTCCGGTTCTGCAACTTCATTGCCAAAATACTCTGAACTTAAATTTGCAAAAAGCTTTCTTGATCAGTTTAAACCAAAGAAAGGGCTTGTCTCTGGTCTTTTAAATGAAAGGCCTCTTTTGCATTTATCTGAAATAGAAAGTTTATCTTTTGATTTAGAAATAGAAAAAGTTGTAAAAAGATGTAAAGAAATTGAAGAACGTTTAAATTCCTTAAAATCAATCCAAAAGGAATTAGAAAAAGAAATAAAAACATTAGATAAAGTAAAAGATCTTTCTATTTCATCTTCGCTAAAGATGAAAAAATATCTTTGTACCGTTGGCGTCTTTTCCAAGAAGGAAAAAGATAATTTTCTTAAAGAAATAAAAGGAAAAATTTTTAGCATTCAATTTACAGAGGATAATTATTTTTCCTTGGTCTTTTCCAAAGAAGATGAGAGTTTTTTCAGAAATGCTTTTGAAAAATACAAAGTAAGGGAAGAGAATATTTTTTGGAACATTTCTCCTTATAAATATTTAAAACAAAAAGAAAAAGAGCTTGAGACCATAATAATTGAAGGGGATATTGAAAAGAAAGAAGCCGAAAAAATGGCTGTTTTTCTTCCTAAAATAGAAGCATTGATCGATTTTTATTCCTGGGAGATTGAAAAATTAGGATCAATGTCATTTGGCATTGAAACAATGAGATTTTTCAGAATAGAGGCCTTTACAACCGAAGATTCCTTCCCTTTAGTTAAAAAAAAGATTGAAGATTCTTTTCCTGATTCGTTTATAAGGGAAATGGAGATATCAGAAGAAGATAACCCTCCTGTTTGTATTAAAAATAAAGGATTAATTGCTCCTTTTAATAGCGTGACAAATGTTTATGGATTGCCTAAAAGAACGGAGTTTGACCCGACTCCTCATCTTTCTTTTTTCTTTGCTCTTTTTTTCGGCCTTGCTCTCTCTGATGCCGGATACGGAGCTCTTTTAATATTGCTTTCCATTGTTTTGAAAAAAATTCTTAAACAGAAAGAATATTCCGGCTTTTTCAATCTTTTCATAATAGGAGGAATTTCAACTGTTATTGCCGGAATTTTAACAGGAACTTTTTTCGGGACGAATGTTTTTTCCGGATACAGGATTATTGATCCAATGGAAAATCCCATTGGTACTTTAATTTTTATGCTTTTTCTGGGAGCTTTCCAGCTTTTTGTAGGGATTATAATAGGAATGTTCCAATGTCTAAAACAAGGGGATATAAATGGGGGAATTGGAGAAAAAGGAGGTTCTATTCTTTTCTTTTTAGGCGTTTTCCTTTATTTTTTAACAAAATCATCTTTATTTGCGATTATAGGAGTTATTTTACTTTTTCTTTTGAATATTCTTTTTTCTTCCAAAAAAGGGATTATGGCGAGGGCTCTTTCCGGTTTTGGAGCTTTGTATGGAATAGTCGGCTATTTTAGCGATATTCTTTCTTATTCTCGTCTTCTTGCCTTAGGTCTTGCAACGGGAATAATCGCCATGGTTATAAACATGATTGCTTTTCTGTTTAAAGATATGATTCCAATACCGGGAATAAATTGGCTTGTCGCTTTTATGGTTCTTCTTTTGGGGCATACGGCAAACCTTCTTATTAACGCCCTTGGAGCATTTATTCATTCGGCAAGATTGCAGTTTGTTGAGTTTTTTTCAAAGTTTATGGAAGGAGGAGGAAGGCATTTTAAACCATTAAATAAAAAGGGTCGGTTTGTAGAAATTATAAGTTAA